The Lutibacter profundi genome includes a region encoding these proteins:
- a CDS encoding NADP-dependent malic enzyme, producing the protein MSDSKLRREALLYHAKPSPGKIQVIPTKKHATQKDLSLAYTPGVAIPCLEIEKDPNNAYKYTSKGNLVAVISNGTAVLGLGNIGALAGKPVMEGKGLLFKIFAGIDVFDIEVDTTDVDKFVETVKNISPTFGGINLEDIKAPEAFEIERRLKEELDIPVMHDDQHGTAIISAAALKNAVEIAKKDISKVKIVVSGAGAAAISCSRLYIAIGVKRENIVMCDSKGVIRKDIKNLSSQKAEFATARDIYTLEEAMDGSDVFIGLSKGNLVTPKMLLTMAKDPIVFAMANPTPEIEYKLAVETRKDIIMATGRSDNPNQVNNVLGFPFIFRGALDVKATAINEEMKIAAVHALADLAKETVPEHVNITYGKTNIQFGREYIIPTPFDNRLITKVPPAVAKAAMESGVAKEPIKDWEAYEEELAERLGTGNKLMRMLTSRAKSNPKTVVFAEADHFDVLKAAHIVYEDGIGIPILLGDKKIIKELMAEINFEGDVKIIDPKSAEEKERRNRFAKVYWEKRKRKGISLLDAQKWMRERNYFAAMMVNEGEADSLVTGYSRSYPTVAKPIIELIGKAEGVLRVAATNIMMTERGPMFFSDTAFNINPTQEELVQIARMTAEVMKIFGVEPNLAMLSYSNFGSAQSKSATKASNAVDYLHKHYPEIIIDGEIQADFALSRELRDEKFPFTKLLNKKVNGLIFPNLNSANISYKLIKRLNNVESIGPVVMGLKKPAHILHLGSSVDEIVNMVCVAVVDAQENSKKQ; encoded by the coding sequence ATGAGTGATTCTAAATTAAGAAGAGAAGCGTTATTGTATCATGCAAAACCATCTCCAGGTAAAATTCAAGTAATTCCAACCAAAAAACACGCAACCCAAAAAGATTTATCATTGGCTTATACGCCGGGCGTTGCTATACCTTGTTTAGAAATTGAGAAGGACCCGAATAATGCTTATAAATATACTTCAAAAGGAAACTTAGTGGCTGTTATTTCAAATGGAACAGCAGTTTTAGGATTGGGAAATATTGGAGCATTAGCTGGAAAACCAGTCATGGAAGGTAAAGGATTATTATTTAAAATATTTGCTGGAATTGACGTTTTTGATATTGAAGTTGACACTACTGATGTAGATAAATTTGTAGAAACGGTTAAAAATATTTCACCAACTTTTGGAGGAATTAATTTAGAAGATATCAAAGCTCCAGAAGCTTTTGAAATTGAACGTAGATTAAAAGAGGAATTAGATATTCCTGTAATGCATGACGATCAGCACGGAACAGCAATAATCTCAGCTGCTGCCTTAAAAAACGCAGTTGAAATTGCAAAAAAAGATATTTCAAAAGTTAAAATTGTAGTAAGTGGTGCTGGTGCAGCAGCAATTTCTTGTTCACGTTTATATATAGCAATTGGTGTAAAAAGAGAAAATATTGTTATGTGTGATAGCAAAGGAGTAATTAGAAAAGACATTAAAAATCTAAGTAGTCAAAAAGCCGAATTTGCAACAGCTAGAGATATTTACACATTGGAAGAGGCAATGGATGGGTCAGATGTATTTATTGGTTTATCAAAAGGAAATCTTGTAACGCCAAAAATGCTATTAACTATGGCAAAAGATCCAATAGTTTTTGCAATGGCAAATCCAACTCCTGAGATTGAATATAAATTAGCTGTAGAAACAAGAAAAGATATTATTATGGCTACCGGAAGATCAGATAATCCTAACCAGGTAAATAATGTATTAGGATTTCCATTTATTTTTAGAGGAGCTTTAGATGTTAAAGCAACAGCAATTAATGAAGAAATGAAAATTGCGGCTGTTCATGCATTGGCTGATTTAGCGAAAGAAACAGTACCAGAACATGTAAATATAACCTACGGGAAAACCAATATCCAATTTGGAAGAGAATATATTATACCTACACCATTTGATAATAGACTTATAACTAAAGTTCCTCCAGCGGTTGCAAAAGCAGCAATGGAATCAGGTGTGGCAAAAGAGCCAATAAAAGATTGGGAAGCTTATGAAGAAGAGTTAGCAGAAAGATTAGGAACAGGGAATAAATTAATGAGGATGCTTACTTCACGTGCTAAATCAAACCCTAAAACTGTTGTTTTTGCTGAAGCAGATCACTTTGATGTTTTAAAAGCGGCACATATTGTTTATGAAGATGGAATTGGAATTCCAATTTTATTAGGTGATAAAAAAATTATCAAAGAATTAATGGCTGAGATTAATTTTGAAGGAGATGTTAAAATAATAGACCCAAAATCTGCTGAAGAAAAAGAAAGGAGAAATCGTTTCGCTAAAGTATACTGGGAAAAGAGAAAACGCAAAGGGATTTCATTGTTAGATGCACAAAAATGGATGCGAGAGCGTAATTATTTTGCAGCAATGATGGTAAATGAAGGAGAAGCAGACTCGCTAGTTACAGGTTATTCACGCAGTTACCCTACTGTTGCAAAACCAATAATTGAATTGATAGGAAAAGCAGAAGGAGTACTTAGAGTTGCTGCAACTAATATTATGATGACTGAGCGAGGACCCATGTTTTTCTCTGACACAGCTTTCAATATAAATCCAACTCAAGAAGAATTGGTTCAAATTGCAAGAATGACAGCTGAAGTAATGAAAATTTTTGGTGTTGAACCTAATTTAGCGATGTTATCATATTCAAATTTTGGTTCCGCACAATCAAAATCAGCAACAAAAGCTTCAAATGCCGTAGATTACCTTCATAAACACTATCCTGAAATTATTATTGATGGTGAAATTCAAGCAGATTTTGCATTGAGTAGAGAATTAAGAGATGAAAAATTTCCTTTCACCAAATTACTTAATAAAAAAGTAAATGGATTAATTTTCCCAAACTTAAATTCAGCAAATATTAGCTACAAGCTAATCAAGAGATTAAATAATGTAGAATCAATAGGCCCAGTTGTTATGGGGTTAAAAAAACCAGCACATATTTTACATTTAGGATCTAGTGTAGATGAAATTGTAAATATGGTTTGTGTGGCTGTGGTAGACGCTCAAGAAAACAGTAAAAAGCAATAA
- a CDS encoding glycoside hydrolase family 65 protein — translation MNSWILKDSNYKESYQLKETLFSVANGYLGVRGSFEEGLNKEILTVRGTYINGFYEKEEIIYGEKLHGFPNNSESILNVIDTQGIKIRINEEEFSLDKGEVLSFERELNFKKGIATRKVHWRSPKGNEIHIEFKRLISFIQKELFLIQMEVEALNFDGVIEIVSKIDGDVSNIIVEEDPRVGSANAKALKVINVKQENNCSFIEAKTKNSNLIVVSGIAHKYPKEFIESILTEQKNSNHFIKGSLLQGKKNIFTKYAVYTDTIRYKNEISKNVEILNSVLTYDFNHFAFLQEEYLNDFWKSSNIEINGDEKMQQAIRFNIFHLLQSTGKDQWSNISAKGLSGEGYEGHYFWDTEIYIFPFFLFTNPNLAKNLLNYRYTILDYARKRAKQMGHTTGALYPWRTISGNECSPFFPAGTAQYHINVDIAYSIIQYFEVTEDIGFMIEKGMEMLAEMARLMYHIGHFRNDGKFCIDAVTGPDEYTCIVNNNYYTNVLTKNLFDKIGAIWNSIKETHKGELEKISNKIKFNEEELINFEKAGNKMYLPFDKERKLHPQDDSFFNKKVWDFENTPKENYPLLLNYHPLTLYRHQVCKQADTILGHFLLEGETELEFIKNDYNYYEKITTHDSSLSTCIFSIMANRIGKYKEAYDYFMNTSRLDIDNLHHNTENGIHTACMGGSWMSIVFGFAGMRVINGELSFRPNLPKNWESLNFRINFKNRVLNCNLETNTIEIKLIDGQPLKICVNNNLIEVN, via the coding sequence ATGAATAGTTGGATTTTAAAAGATAGTAATTATAAAGAATCGTATCAACTAAAAGAAACTCTTTTTAGTGTAGCAAATGGCTATTTAGGAGTAAGAGGAAGTTTCGAAGAAGGATTAAATAAAGAAATTTTAACCGTTAGAGGAACATATATAAATGGTTTTTATGAAAAAGAAGAAATCATTTATGGAGAAAAACTACATGGTTTCCCTAATAATAGCGAAAGTATTTTAAATGTTATTGATACTCAGGGAATAAAAATCAGAATTAATGAAGAAGAGTTTTCATTAGATAAAGGAGAAGTCTTGTCATTTGAAAGAGAGTTGAATTTTAAAAAAGGCATAGCAACAAGGAAGGTACATTGGAGGTCTCCAAAAGGAAATGAAATTCATATAGAGTTTAAAAGGTTAATATCATTCATTCAAAAAGAACTTTTTTTAATTCAAATGGAGGTTGAAGCACTAAATTTTGATGGTGTAATTGAAATTGTTTCTAAAATAGATGGCGATGTAAGTAATATTATTGTTGAAGAAGATCCACGAGTTGGTTCTGCAAATGCAAAGGCTCTTAAAGTTATAAATGTAAAGCAAGAAAACAATTGTTCGTTTATAGAAGCAAAAACAAAAAACTCTAATTTAATTGTTGTTTCAGGAATTGCACATAAATACCCTAAAGAATTTATAGAATCAATTTTAACAGAACAAAAAAACAGCAATCATTTTATTAAAGGAAGTTTGCTTCAAGGAAAAAAAAATATTTTCACAAAATATGCTGTTTATACAGATACAATTAGATATAAAAATGAAATATCTAAAAATGTTGAAATTTTAAACAGTGTTTTAACGTACGATTTTAATCATTTTGCTTTTTTACAAGAGGAATATTTAAATGATTTTTGGAAATCATCTAACATTGAAATTAATGGCGATGAGAAAATGCAACAAGCTATTCGTTTTAATATATTTCATTTATTGCAATCTACAGGGAAAGACCAGTGGAGTAATATTTCGGCAAAAGGACTTTCGGGAGAAGGATATGAAGGGCATTATTTTTGGGATACAGAAATTTATATTTTCCCTTTTTTCCTATTCACCAATCCAAATTTGGCAAAAAACTTATTAAACTATAGGTATACAATTTTAGATTATGCCCGTAAAAGAGCAAAACAAATGGGGCATACCACTGGGGCGCTTTACCCTTGGAGAACAATTTCAGGTAACGAATGCTCTCCTTTTTTTCCAGCCGGAACTGCACAATATCATATTAATGTAGATATAGCATATTCAATAATTCAATATTTTGAGGTAACCGAAGATATTGGTTTCATGATAGAAAAAGGTATGGAAATGTTAGCTGAAATGGCCAGATTAATGTATCACATAGGTCATTTTAGGAATGATGGTAAATTTTGTATTGATGCCGTAACTGGCCCAGATGAGTATACTTGTATTGTAAATAATAATTACTATACTAATGTACTTACCAAAAATCTTTTTGATAAAATAGGGGCTATTTGGAATAGCATTAAAGAAACTCACAAGGGTGAGTTGGAAAAAATTTCCAATAAAATAAAATTCAATGAAGAGGAATTAATTAATTTTGAAAAAGCAGGAAATAAAATGTACTTGCCTTTTGACAAGGAGAGAAAATTACACCCACAAGATGATAGTTTTTTCAATAAAAAAGTATGGGATTTTGAAAATACTCCAAAAGAAAACTATCCATTATTATTAAATTATCACCCTTTAACTTTATACAGACACCAAGTTTGCAAACAAGCAGATACAATATTAGGGCATTTCTTACTTGAAGGAGAAACAGAATTAGAATTTATAAAGAATGATTACAATTATTATGAAAAAATTACAACTCATGACTCTTCCCTGTCAACCTGTATTTTTAGTATTATGGCAAATAGAATTGGCAAATATAAAGAAGCATATGATTATTTTATGAATACATCAAGATTAGATATCGATAATTTACATCACAATACTGAAAATGGTATTCATACTGCCTGTATGGGAGGTTCTTGGATGTCTATTGTATTTGGTTTTGCAGGTATGCGCGTAATTAATGGGGAATTGAGTTTTAGACCTAATTTACCAAAAAACTGGGAAAGCTTAAATTTTAGAATAAATTTTAAAAATAGAGTTTTAAATTGTAATCTTGAGACAAATACAATTGAAATTAAATTGATAGATGGGCAACCTTTAAAAATTTGTGTTAACAACAATTTAATAGAGGTTAATTAA
- the pgmB gene encoding beta-phosphoglucomutase, which yields MIKGIIFDLDGVITDTAEFHYLSWKQLSNEERLNFDKLLNEKLKGVSRAKSLDRILKHNNTTFSKTKQKDCLERKNNYYLQYLKKITQKDYLPRIKKFLQELQASNIKIGLGSASKNALSVLERLEATPFFNVIGDGNSVKKAKPAPDLFLYVAKELGLTPNECIVIEDASSGIEAAHKAGMKAIGIGSKEVLGKAEVVLESTNFLKLEIIQNI from the coding sequence ATGATTAAAGGAATAATATTTGATTTGGACGGTGTAATTACTGATACCGCAGAATTTCATTATTTATCATGGAAACAATTAAGTAATGAAGAACGACTAAATTTTGATAAGCTGCTAAATGAAAAATTAAAAGGAGTCTCACGTGCAAAATCACTTGATAGAATTCTAAAACATAACAATACAACTTTTTCTAAAACAAAACAGAAAGATTGTTTGGAGCGTAAAAATAATTATTATTTACAATATCTTAAAAAAATTACTCAAAAAGATTATTTACCTAGAATAAAGAAATTTTTACAAGAATTACAGGCATCTAATATTAAAATAGGATTGGGTTCTGCAAGTAAAAATGCTTTATCAGTATTGGAAAGGTTAGAAGCAACTCCTTTTTTTAATGTAATTGGAGATGGAAACTCAGTTAAAAAGGCTAAACCAGCTCCAGATTTATTTCTATATGTAGCTAAAGAACTAGGGCTAACTCCTAATGAGTGTATAGTAATTGAAGATGCTTCATCTGGAATTGAAGCTGCTCATAAGGCTGGAATGAAAGCCATAGGTATAGGTTCTAAAGAGGTTTTAGGAAAGGCAGAGGTTGTTTTAGAAAGTACAAATTTTTTAAAATTAGAAATAATACAAAATATTTAG
- a CDS encoding MFS transporter: MKNIGIKISLYLNYFVFAILLNSVGIVILKSLENYGVNEVQASVLEWFKDLPIAIVSFVVASFLPRIGYKKSMLIALTLSMFACVYMYFGNSFWTAKILFASVGISFALIKVSVYSVIGLLTDSPKEHNSFMSSIEGVFMIGIALAYFLFPAFNSNEDPDAWLRVYWLLAGLTFISFVLLYFTKFDEGNEIPGVNLLDDIKQMIMLCSKILVIIFICSAFLFVMVEQGIMTWLPTFYNRVLQLPSNVSIMMASIFALSLAVGRIGAGIVSKYISWFYILSFCIVVAMLMVIFVLPKTIEAEVSVINSIKDIPLIGYAFPIVGVFIAPIYPLLNSSVLSALPKKLHSPMTGLIVVFSALGGTSGSTFIGWLFKNFGAKSAFFYTLIPMALLLVSIMVLYRLTNKSKANIY; encoded by the coding sequence ATGAAGAATATTGGAATAAAAATATCATTATATTTAAATTACTTTGTTTTTGCTATTTTATTAAATAGCGTTGGAATTGTAATTTTAAAATCTTTAGAAAATTATGGCGTTAACGAGGTTCAAGCAAGTGTTTTAGAGTGGTTTAAGGATTTGCCAATAGCAATAGTGTCGTTTGTTGTAGCATCATTTTTACCAAGAATTGGATATAAAAAATCTATGTTAATAGCATTAACGTTATCTATGTTCGCTTGTGTTTATATGTATTTTGGTAATTCTTTTTGGACAGCCAAAATATTATTTGCATCTGTTGGAATTTCCTTTGCATTAATTAAAGTTTCCGTGTACTCAGTTATAGGCCTTTTAACAGATAGCCCTAAAGAACACAACAGCTTTATGAGTTCTATTGAAGGGGTTTTTATGATTGGAATTGCCTTAGCTTATTTTTTATTCCCTGCGTTTAATTCAAATGAAGATCCAGATGCATGGCTACGAGTTTATTGGTTATTAGCAGGATTAACTTTTATTTCATTTGTATTGTTATATTTTACAAAGTTTGATGAAGGGAATGAAATACCAGGTGTAAATCTATTGGATGATATAAAGCAAATGATAATGCTTTGTTCAAAAATATTGGTAATAATTTTTATTTGCAGTGCATTTTTATTTGTAATGGTTGAGCAAGGCATTATGACTTGGTTACCTACATTTTACAATCGTGTTTTGCAGCTCCCTTCAAATGTTAGTATTATGATGGCAAGTATTTTTGCGTTGTCTTTAGCAGTTGGTAGAATTGGTGCGGGTATAGTATCTAAATACATTTCATGGTTTTACATTTTATCATTTTGCATTGTAGTAGCAATGTTAATGGTAATTTTTGTCTTGCCAAAAACTATTGAAGCTGAGGTTAGTGTGATTAATTCAATCAAAGATATTCCGTTAATAGGATATGCTTTCCCTATTGTAGGAGTATTTATAGCTCCAATTTATCCATTATTAAATTCATCAGTTTTAAGTGCTTTACCTAAAAAATTACATAGCCCAATGACAGGCTTAATAGTTGTTTTTTCAGCACTTGGAGGCACTTCAGGATCAACTTTTATAGGGTGGTTATTTAAAAATTTTGGTGCTAAATCAGCATTTTTCTACACATTAATTCCAATGGCTTTATTATTAGTTTCAATAATGGTTCTGTACAGGTTAACAAATAAATCAAAAGCTAATATTTATTAA
- a CDS encoding TonB-dependent receptor, which translates to MKKFLCLTVFALFAITNAIGQQTGTISGIITDALNQPLPGVSIIIEGASQGASSNFNGKYEITGVSNGTYVVTASFVGYKSVSHQITLDGENEIQNFILQEDLLSLDEVIVTGSSNPKTKLESSIAVTTMSAKQIEERSPQSTADLLQSIPGFLVETSGGETGNNLFARGIPTAGAYEYVQFQEDGLPIFEDGALQFANIDNFQRVDATVKRLEAIKGGSASIYASGAPGGIINFISKTGQNEFEGTTKLTVGDYGLFRTDFNLGGAIVEDKLFFNVGGFYRVDDGIRDPGYKANNGGQVKLNVTYKFDKGYARINYKNLNDRTIFYQSTPFVKDGNKVKEFSGFDANYGTFANREMANINIPQGGGGFFKADLEDGIHPKTTAVGGEFKYELSDIVSVKNSFKSTNIDLDYNAIFAAAWMGGVTSQADYATGLGINPSDALFTYNNGGATLNANTNLKRADFWNIRKKMDNFANNLAFNFNLDKVNLNVGYYYSNWKSKQNWNWSSFLASVEDEGRLVNLVDTNSNIEYTYRGISGISWLQRESEIKGTLNAIYVDAEIDASEDLTLNIGFRYDSDKYAGSGDHGTWGNDIGVLPNNNADNGVNILTGNYVYWDYDVSELSYTAAANYKFSDNVASYVRYSHGFRSPIEEAFYVAVESGQGNAALAELEPTKVNQSELGFKYSSEKLALFANAFYMKLDNVTYQDIREGGVSERKFANVNNIGLELEAILKMGKFNLNFNGTIQNPEYSGYEGSQASLNGNLARRISKVYFNFRPDYNISDKFNVYAKYSYFGKKYNDIGNTFELPEFGVVNAGASYKVNNLRFALDAANLFNTIGLTEGDGGAPANGAVFLGRSILGRSVRLSVAINF; encoded by the coding sequence ATGAAAAAATTTTTATGTTTAACAGTCTTTGCTTTATTTGCTATTACTAATGCAATAGGACAACAGACAGGTACGATATCAGGGATAATTACTGATGCTTTAAATCAACCTTTGCCTGGGGTAAGTATTATTATTGAAGGAGCGAGTCAAGGAGCATCTTCTAATTTTAATGGGAAATATGAAATAACAGGTGTTTCAAATGGGACATACGTTGTTACTGCATCATTTGTAGGTTATAAATCTGTAAGTCATCAGATTACGCTGGATGGTGAAAATGAGATTCAAAATTTTATTTTGCAAGAAGATTTATTATCTCTTGATGAAGTAATTGTTACAGGATCATCAAATCCTAAAACAAAACTAGAATCAAGCATTGCTGTTACTACAATGAGCGCAAAACAAATTGAAGAAAGATCACCTCAAAGTACTGCAGATCTTTTGCAATCAATACCAGGGTTTTTAGTTGAAACCTCTGGAGGAGAAACAGGGAATAATTTATTTGCTCGTGGAATTCCAACTGCAGGTGCCTATGAGTATGTACAATTTCAAGAAGACGGATTACCAATTTTTGAAGATGGAGCATTACAGTTTGCAAATATTGATAATTTTCAAAGAGTAGATGCAACTGTAAAAAGATTAGAGGCGATTAAAGGGGGGTCAGCATCTATTTATGCATCAGGAGCACCAGGTGGTATTATCAATTTTATATCTAAAACAGGGCAAAATGAGTTTGAAGGAACCACTAAATTAACTGTTGGTGATTACGGGTTATTTAGAACAGATTTCAACTTAGGAGGAGCCATTGTTGAAGATAAATTATTTTTTAATGTTGGTGGATTCTATAGAGTTGATGATGGTATTAGAGATCCAGGATACAAAGCAAACAATGGAGGTCAGGTTAAGCTAAATGTAACATACAAATTTGACAAAGGGTATGCACGTATTAATTATAAAAACTTAAATGACAGAACAATTTTTTACCAATCTACACCATTTGTAAAAGATGGAAATAAAGTAAAAGAATTTTCAGGATTTGATGCTAATTATGGGACTTTTGCTAACCGAGAAATGGCTAATATTAATATACCTCAAGGAGGAGGAGGATTTTTTAAAGCAGACTTAGAAGACGGTATTCACCCTAAAACAACTGCAGTAGGTGGTGAATTTAAATATGAATTATCTGACATTGTTTCTGTAAAAAATAGCTTTAAATCAACCAATATTGATTTAGATTATAATGCAATATTTGCTGCAGCTTGGATGGGTGGAGTAACAAGTCAAGCAGATTACGCAACAGGTTTAGGTATTAACCCTAGTGATGCTTTATTTACATATAATAACGGAGGAGCAACTTTAAATGCTAATACTAACTTAAAAAGAGCTGATTTTTGGAATATCAGAAAGAAGATGGATAATTTTGCCAATAACTTGGCATTTAATTTTAACCTAGACAAAGTAAACCTAAATGTAGGATATTATTATTCGAATTGGAAATCAAAACAAAATTGGAATTGGAGTAGCTTTTTAGCAAGTGTTGAAGATGAAGGTAGATTGGTGAATTTAGTAGATACTAATTCAAATATAGAATACACATATCGTGGTATTTCAGGAATCTCTTGGTTGCAAAGAGAGTCTGAAATTAAAGGGACATTAAATGCTATTTATGTTGATGCTGAAATAGATGCAAGCGAAGATTTAACTTTAAATATTGGGTTTCGTTACGATAGCGACAAATATGCGGGATCAGGAGATCACGGTACTTGGGGAAATGATATAGGAGTTTTACCAAATAACAATGCTGATAATGGAGTAAATATTTTAACAGGAAACTACGTTTATTGGGATTATGATGTAAGTGAATTGTCATATACTGCTGCAGCAAATTATAAATTTAGTGATAATGTAGCGTCTTATGTGAGATATAGCCACGGGTTTAGATCTCCAATTGAAGAAGCTTTTTATGTTGCAGTTGAAAGTGGGCAAGGTAATGCAGCTCTTGCAGAATTAGAACCAACTAAAGTTAATCAATCTGAGCTTGGGTTTAAATATTCTTCAGAAAAATTAGCTTTATTTGCGAATGCATTTTATATGAAATTGGATAATGTTACCTATCAAGATATAAGAGAGGGAGGAGTTTCTGAAAGAAAGTTTGCTAATGTGAATAACATTGGATTAGAGTTAGAAGCTATTTTGAAAATGGGTAAATTTAATTTAAATTTTAATGGAACAATTCAAAATCCTGAGTATAGTGGTTATGAGGGGTCTCAGGCGTCACTTAATGGTAATTTAGCTAGGAGAATTTCAAAAGTATATTTTAATTTTAGACCAGATTATAACATCTCAGACAAATTTAATGTATATGCAAAATACTCATATTTTGGTAAAAAATATAACGATATAGGAAATACATTTGAATTACCAGAATTTGGAGTTGTAAATGCAGGAGCGTCTTATAAAGTTAATAATTTGAGATTTGCTTTAGATGCAGCAAACCTATTTAATACAATAGGTCTTACTGAAGGAGATGGAGGAGCACCAGCAAATGGAGCAGTATTTTTAGGAAGATCAATTTTAGGGAGATCGGTAAGATTGTCTGTTGCAATTAATTTCTAA
- a CDS encoding LacI family DNA-binding transcriptional regulator, producing the protein MKPITLKDIALKLNISVTTVSKALQGRRDVSKSTRQSVVDLAEEMNYVPNSVAVNLRTQQTKTIGVIIPTVVHQFFSKVIDGVIEEAEKQGYLVITLQSNENFEFEKKQLQLLMQKRVDGILISLSNETQHCNHLNEIIKNEIPIVLFDKIYKLANCSKVYIDDQQAAYNAVTSLIKKGYKRIAHFRGSLTPQNSIDRFLGYKRALTDNDIEFDASLVYLCNNNDDFNDGYNNANKLLIEQNNVDAIFAITDLIAVGILKCFNEKGIKIPKDIAVFGFSDWFMASVVTPSLSSVKQPSFEMGRKATEILIDEIKNLNKNISYSFQNVVLPTTLAIRDSI; encoded by the coding sequence ATGAAGCCAATTACCTTAAAAGACATTGCGTTAAAATTAAATATTTCAGTAACAACGGTTTCTAAAGCATTACAAGGCCGAAGAGATGTTAGCAAATCAACACGCCAATCAGTTGTTGATTTAGCTGAAGAAATGAATTATGTCCCAAATTCAGTAGCTGTTAACTTAAGAACACAGCAAACTAAAACTATTGGGGTTATTATTCCAACTGTTGTTCATCAATTTTTTTCCAAAGTAATTGATGGTGTAATTGAGGAAGCGGAGAAGCAAGGATACTTAGTAATAACATTACAATCAAATGAAAATTTTGAGTTTGAAAAAAAACAGTTACAATTATTAATGCAAAAAAGAGTTGATGGAATTCTAATTTCCCTCTCTAATGAAACTCAGCATTGTAATCATTTAAATGAAATAATCAAAAATGAAATTCCTATAGTTCTTTTTGATAAAATTTATAAGCTCGCCAATTGCTCTAAAGTGTATATTGATGATCAACAAGCGGCGTATAATGCGGTCACTAGTTTAATTAAAAAAGGATACAAACGAATTGCACATTTTAGAGGTTCATTAACACCTCAAAACTCAATTGATCGATTTTTAGGTTATAAAAGGGCACTTACAGATAACGATATTGAATTTGATGCTTCACTTGTATATTTATGTAATAACAATGATGATTTCAATGATGGTTATAACAATGCTAATAAATTATTAATAGAACAAAATAATGTTGATGCTATTTTTGCTATTACTGATCTTATTGCCGTAGGGATACTCAAATGTTTTAATGAAAAAGGAATTAAAATCCCTAAAGATATTGCAGTATTTGGGTTTAGTGACTGGTTTATGGCATCTGTAGTTACCCCTTCTTTGTCTTCTGTAAAACAACCTAGTTTTGAAATGGGTAGAAAAGCTACTGAAATTTTAATTGATGAAATTAAAAACCTCAATAAGAATATTTCATATTCATTTCAAAATGTAGTTTTACCTACAACTTTAGCTATTAGAGATTCTATTTAA